The following nucleotide sequence is from Sander vitreus isolate 19-12246 chromosome 11, sanVit1, whole genome shotgun sequence.
GTCACTTTTTGCTTGCTCTTGTTTTTCAGATGGAGGTTCTGATCTCCTCTCGCCCAATGAGAGACTGGAGACCTGCAGTGAGGATGGTGGTTCAGATGTATATGGTGAGTTAAATGGCATTCATTATCCAagtcaggggtgtcaaactcaaattccctaagggccacactttaaaatgagaatcacaccaagggccagacatgtattgCTTTATgtcatcgaaaaagtcaaacatctcacagtttggtcgacagaatgtcaaaaaaaaagtgcccaaaactttgtaaaaagtgacaataactaGTCAGTCCAAAATCGATTGTGAATCTAAAATGATATGGGGGCCAGATCAAACTTTGCAAAgggccagatttggcccgcgggccttgagtttgacatctGTGATCTAAGTTCATCGTGCAGTGAAAAATGAAAGTTTACAGAATTCTTTTGTTACCCTACTGGCGGGTTTTCATACTTCAACCATCAGTTACAAATTTAAGTATATATTACAGCACTGTTCACCATATCATCATTGATCAATCATCCTTAAGGTTAACATGTGACATTGATTACGAACCACAAACAGGAGTAGTCTAGTAAAAAGTGTGATTGTATCATCAGCaggccatttcagctgttgtgctaccgctttccaaacatacacgtttgccgtgaaaagatacaggcaatgcaattttcttttcacgttaacggcgcatgttaaccggtgcccggtatctaccggacgaaatagcaacgcggattacggtgccacttaaatgtctacGTTGcactctgatgctccaaaaaagacgttagaggcaacagaaacatcgctgcatgtcacgctagtaaacactaataacacgttacacagcagctaacgttagcctaccattagctacagtagtaactggattaaacatggctaaaatgctgacagctaaatggtgtagtgtgactgtatttcactgtagaggattccaacagcgggacgtacaacagtctgccgctaaagatatcggctaaaagactcaaactagcactatggtcactgctgttgtcagaaaaacaacacagacgggactaaatgttgtgtttactggtaaaccttgtgacgacttatgaccgactgctatctgttgtggagttttcttcacgttactctgtcctctgtgactgtcaacatctaaactaaactgcgcggtgcagggaacaactctgattggctcatggaggcacgtgatcagagagcGGTTTACGGACctttggaaagaaaaaaaaaactgtgatacagagcgttctatgaacggaatgaagcGTTTTAAATAgcgctcgatcacgtgaatttgagcgtgggaagccaaaatcgtgatcgtgattaaaatttgattaattgtgcagccctaccagGGTTTAGAAAGCCAGGGCACGGACTTAAAAACTAACAGAGGTCAACATCACAAAGGCAGACAGGCAAATGCAGGTCATAGGACTTAGACGGTACGGCTTGAAGGCACAATAAAAGACCTGGCAAATGACTAGGGCTACCGTGCTGGTACTAGAGATATACTCTGGGGAGCTTCAAACTATGGAGTAGGTGTTCAGGCAGAGAGTGGATCGGTTGGttaaatttacaaaaataacacTGGGGACCAACTGATGCTCAAGAGAAATGGCAGGATCAACAGATGTTAGtgaacagaaagaaaatgaatcaaacAGGTGATGATTGTGAGAATCAAATCAACTTTACTGAGATGAATGTGGATGAAATGTCACTTTTGTTTGCTCTTGTTTTTCAGATGGAGTTTCTGATCTCTTGTCCCCAAAAAAGAGACTGGATTCCTGCAGTGACGAGGGGAGCTTAAATATAGAGAGTGAGTTAAATGACGTTTATTATGAAATTCACAAAAACTGCCTTTTTACAAAGAATCCTGCTAGCTTTTTCTCAAACTTAGTAGCGTattacttaaaggacaatttcggtgcaaaattaacctagggtcgtgtaccgagtcgacggTTCTCTGGGACGTTTTCATGCCAATCGAATGCgtctatagctttaaacaagctactgcaaaccggtggttagctgctaacgctaccttttggggcagagggtaaattgTTATTTTATACTACTAACTGGGCTCAAAACAGCACCACACTTCAagggtagcataatgagggtccttacatgtaaaccaaagcattgagaactttgtaagtgtacagacagtttattaaagagattataaagacagtagcgttcatgtttacatgcaggcgccatcttggaaaaacgtcatgagcagtcgaacgacgaatgccgtgcaaccagtaacatggctcaaacacagcgttcgtggTCAGGACTGTTAGAGACACgttagattagcatgaaaacatatcccagagaacggtcgactagGTAcacacatgttattaacccctaggttaatttTGCACCAGAATTGTCCTTTCATATCATGTGCATGAATTATATTACTTGTCACCATTTCatcctttttgtttctttacaaTTTGTTACACTTTTGAGATGGGTATCACAGTAAATATTGAGTGTCCTTCCTAATGGGAGTTCAATTATTGTCCAATGGTGATCCAGTTGTGAGGAAGAACTATTTTGTAATATTCTAGTACACATGGCTGCTTACAGTTTTGACCTCagaaatatactgtaagtgCTAGCAGCCAACTGTCAAATTGTGgtagttatgttttatttatttttttcactttggtttttattaatttgtggTAGTTATGGTTATACACATGAACCCTGAATATGCATTATACCTGAGATTTCACTAACGGGGGCCAATGTTTGTCTGTTACTGTTGTAGATCAGAGTCCAGGAAAAAGGTTTGTGAAGAGGCCctcacagaagaagaaaagacgtAAAAAGCCCAAGACAGTGGAAGCAATGGGTAAGTGTTTTAAAATGCCTTTACTGGGTCTTTCTTTCATACACTGCATAGGATGAGGTGTCACTTTTAGCTTGCTCTTGTTTTTCAGATGGAGGTTCTGACCTCTTGTCCCCCAAAAGGAGACTGGAGCCTCTCAGTGAGGATGGGAGTTCAGATGTAGATGGTGAGTTAAATGGTGTTAATTATGAAATTTACAAAAACTCCTCCATTTTGACAAATTATAGTATAATAGTAATGTAATATTCTAGTGCACATTGCTGCTTACAGTTTTGACCTCTTGAAATATAAGTGCTAGCAGCCAACTGTATGATTTTGGTAGTTATGTTTTACTGTCAGCATTTAAATACACATGAACCCTGAATATGCATTATACCTGAGATTTCACTAACGGGGGCCAATGTTTGTCTGTTACTGTTGTAGATCAGAGTCCAGGAAAAAGGTTTGTGAAGAGGCCctcacagaagaagaaaaagacgtAAAAAAGCCCAAGACAGTGGAAGCAATGGGtaagtgtttttaaaatgccTTTACTGGGTCTTTCTTTCATACACTGCATAGGATGAGGTGTCACTTTTAGCTTGCTCTTGTTTTTCAGATGGAGGTTCTGACCTCTTGTCCCCCAAAAGGAGACTGGAGCCTCTCAGTGAGGATGGGAGTTCAGATGTAGATGGTGAGTTAAATGGTGTTAATTATGAAATTTACAAAAACTCCTCCATTTTGACAAATTATAGTATAATAGTAATGTAATATTCTAGTGCACATTGCTGCTTACAGTTTTGACCTCTTGAAATATAAGTGCTAGCAGCCAACTGTATGATTTTGGTAGTTATGTTTTACTGTCAGCATTTAAATACACATGAACCCTGAATATGCATTATACCTGAGATTTCACTAACGGGGGCCAATGTTTGTCTGTTACTGTTGTAGATCAGAGTCCAGGAAAAAGGTTTGTGAAGAGGCCctcacagaagaagaaaagacgtAAAAAGCCCAAGACAGTGGAAGCAATGGGTAAGTGTTTTAAAATGCCTTTACTGGGTCTTTCTTTCATACACTGCATAGGATGAGGTGTCACTTTTAGCTTGCTCTTGTTTTTCAGATGGAGGTTCTGACCTCTTGTCCCCCAAAAGGAGACTGGAGCCTCTCAGTGAGGATGGGATTTCAGATGTAGATGGTGAGTTAAATGGTGTTAATTATGAAATTTACAAAAACTCCTCCATTTTGACAAATTATAGTATAatagtaatataatgtaatattctAGTGCACATTGCTGCTTACAGTTTTGACCTCTTGAAATATAAGTGCTAGCAGCCAACTGTCAGATTTTGGTAGTTATGTTTTACTGTCAGCATTTAAATACACATGAACCCTGAATATGCATTATACCTGAGATTTCACTAACGGGGGCCAATGTTTGTCTGTTACTGTTGTAGATCAGAGTCCAGGAAAAAGGTTTGTGAAGAGGCCctcacagaagaagaaaagacgtAAAAAGTCCAAGACAGTGGAAGCAATGGGTAAGtgctagagatgcaccgattacaactttctaggccgattccgattttctttgagttaggccagcctgattttagccgattccgataaaaattttctaaccactttactgCACACACAAATTTATTTTCCTTAATtaagccttaatgcagtataaatatatttctcaaaacacacacaggcctgtttgaacgtcaacagtaacgttacctgaaaacagcgtgtagttccttttttagcaagtttgctttgtgtcattgtgcataaatatgaacactaccgttgctgtcaacaggcttatcggctaacgttagctaccggcgGTTATCTCGGaaaaatccagcaaatagatggtaccctagagtgccgttacctgacacagatgatttaacgtcaccgctcattttacagtttaacaacaaaactaaactctttaaagattactatgtttttaatgttggttttgagcggtatgcatccccactaacctggaaagcgttttaaacagtaacgttaatacatcgtctcctacagcggccagcAGGGCGTcagagggaccacagcgtttgctgacgttagcttcctgtctcatctggggtctgataaacagtaaattcatcaaagtcagtgtgcccaacgctattttccaataaactgtagctgacgtatttcacgggacccgcgtgagtgcggttttcatgttccagtttttcagcctcaagaggggagagagagaggctgactGTTCGAGCCATGTGTCATTACGACTTTGACATTTCAttaacagctgattgagcggcagtgcgccgctgctacatgcatacagcgaaaaccctgcatgtgcacgtgtggtgttgctgttgcgcgatgtaaatcatgcggcacctgagtgcatttgaccggcataaaatcggcatatgtcagactgaccggcaggtctCCGGtgatggccgatgacgtgaaaatcggccaattccggtcactgGCCGGTCAatcagtgcatctctaataAGTGTTTTAAAATGCCTTTACTGGGTCTTTCTTTCATACACTGCATAGGATGAGGTGTCACTTTTAGCTTGCTCTTGTTTTTCAGATGGAGGTTCTGACCTCTTGTCCCCCAAAAGGAGACTGGAGCCTCTCAGTGAGGATGGGAGTTCAGG
It contains:
- the LOC144525688 gene encoding uncharacterized protein LOC144525688, whose product is MDGGSDLLSPKRRLEPLSEDGSSDVDDQSPGKRFVKRPSQKKKRRKKPKTVEAMDGGSDLLSPKRRLEPLSEDGISDVDDQSPGKRFVKRPSQKKKRRKKSKTVEAMDGGSDLLSPKRRLEPLSEDGSSGVDDQSPGKRFVKRPSQKKKICQKTKTVEAMVPPTVKVKRPWSEAERSAVNKHMAKFIAERRVPGKEHCMRCIKEEEALSQRSWKDVKNFVYNTNVTLNRRCATRQLHF